The Actinomycetota bacterium region GTCGGGGCGAGCAGCGCGTGGAGGTCTCCCGGCCGGGGGCCGGGTCCGATCTGAGCGCTCACCTCGAACGCCTCCGCCGGGGCGGGGGTGCTCCCGCTCCCGGACGTGAACGCGAGGTAGGAGCCGAACCCTGCCGTCACCGTGAGCAGGGTGAGGGCCGCGATGCGCCAGCGACGTGGGTTCATCGGGACCTCAGCACATGGCGGGCATGCTGCACATCTGCTGCCCGTCGGGGCGGCTCCCGCTCGTCGACGACGATCCGCCCGAGCTCGACCCGGAGCTGCGCCCGGACGTCGTCCCGCTGTCCTGCGAGGACGAGAAGGATCCCGACCCCGAGATCTTCGTCGTCTCCTTGCCGCCGGTCCGGGTGGTCGAGGAGGCCGTCTCGTCGCGTCCCGATCCCGGCTGCGGGGCCGGCGCGGGCCGGGATAGCTCGAACGTGGGCGCTGCGACCGTCTGCTCGGCCCCTCCCTCGACGCGCACGGACGCCAGGTCTCCCATCTGCGGACCCCCGGACGACCCGCGCACGACGATGGGCTCCGGTGTCGGACTCGTCTGTCCCGAGGGGTCGCCGGTCGCGGGGGCCATGTTCGCGAGCGCCAGGACCGCCGCCGCGCCGAGCAGGAGGGTGCGCCTCATGCCGACAGCCTACCCCCCGAGCTCGGCCATGGGCACCCGGGCCTCCTCGCCGGTGGCCATGTCCCGGACCGTCACCTCACCCGCCGCGACCTCGTCCGGACCCAGCACCGCCACCCGGCGAGCGCCACGCGCGCCGGCCGCTTTGAACTGCTTGCCCACGGACCCCTCGGCGAACTCGTACTCGACCGACGCCCCCGAGTCGCGGAGGCGGTGCGCGAGCTCGAGCAAGGGCGCGACCTGGTCGGCGTGCACCGCGACGAGGAACCACTCCACTCCGGCGTCGGTGTGGGGCAGGCGCCCCCGGTCGCGCAGGAGCTCCGTCAGGACGACATCACCCATGCCGAACCCGAGTGCGGGCAGGTCGGCTCCCGCGAGCTCACCCAGCAGGCGGTCGTAACGCCCGCCGCCCGCGATCGCTCGCAGCTCTCCCCGCCGGTCGAAGAGCTCCCAGACGACACCCGTGTAGTAGGCGAGCCCACGCACTATGGACAGGTCGAAGCGCAGGAACCCGCCGAGCCCCATCGCGTCGAGGCGATCGAAGAGCTCGGCGACGTCGTTCAGCGCCGCCTCCGCGTCGTCCCCCGTGGCGTAGCGGCGCACGCCGTCGAGATCGGGCGCTTCGAACGGGGCGAGGATGGGTCCGGGGTCGAGCTCGGCCTCCTTCCGCAGCCGGTCGGCCACCGAGTCGCGTCCGTCCCGCTCCAGCTTGTCCACGATGTTGTAGACGAGCGGGAGCCTGTCGGTCGGGACGCCGGCGTCCACCATGAGCGCGGCCAGCAGGGCCCGGCTCGAGACGCGTGCGACCACGTCGTCGGGACCGAGCCCGAGCGCGCGCAGCACGTCGATGGCGAGGGCGAGGAGCTCGGCGTCGGCGCCCACCCGCCGCTCTCCGACGATGTCGCAGTTGAGCTGGAAGTGCTCGCGCAGCCGTCCGCGCTGGGCGCGCTCGTAGCGGAACAGCTGCGGTATCGAGAACCACTTGACCGGCTTGCGCAGGCCGCCCGCCCGCGCCCCGACCATCCGCGCGAGCGTCGGCGTCATCTCTGCGCGCAGCGCCACCTCCCGCTCGCCCTTGTCGGTGAACGCGTACAGCTGCTGGACGATCTCCGGGCCCGACTTCGCGACGAACAGGTCGAGGGGCTCGAGCGGGGGCCCGTCCACCTCGGCGAACCCGTACCTGCGCGCGACGTCCCGCCACGCCGAGAAGATCGCGTTCCGGACCGCCATCTCGTCGGGGTAGAAGTCGCGGAAGCCGGGGAGGGCCTGGAACCTCGTCATGGTCGCGCTGACGTTAGCATCGGGGCGATGAGCCCGGACCACGCGTTCGGGCGACATGGTCGAGGACACCCCTTCTACGAGGTGTGCGCACCCGTGCTCGAGGCCTGTTCGCGACCCGCTCAGCCGGACCGGAGCTTGCGGATCCCGTGGACCGACCGTTCCACGGCGGTGCAGCGGTCCTCCACGTAGCCGAGGCCGGCCTCGGTCGCGATACGACGAGCCTCCGGCGAGCGCAGCCCCGACTGCAGCCACAGGGCCTTTGCCCCGACCTCGACGGCCTGCCGGGCGATCCCGGGGGCCTCCTCGGCCGGACGGAACACGACCACGAGGTCGATCGGATGGGGGACGTCACGCAGGCTCGGATAGGACCGTTCGCCCGCCACCTCCGTGCAGTTGGGGTTGACCGGCACGACCCGGTACCCGGACCGCTTCAGGGAGACGGGGATCGAGTGGGCGGACTTGGCCGGGTCGGCCGAGAAGCCCACCACGGCCACCGTGTCCGACTGCTCGAGGATGCGGACCGTGTCCATCCCGGTACGTGTCCCCGGGCCCGCCGGCCCGGAAACGTGGTTGTCCGGCACCGGGAGGTCCGAGACGCGGGCGGGCCCGCGGGGTGACGTATCCTCGACGTCCGTCGTCGAGGAGGACTTCCCTTGCTCAGGACCCATGCCTGTGGAGAGCTGCGCGACCATCACGCCGGCGTCGACGTGACGTTGGCCGGGTGGGTGAACGCGCACCGCGATCACGGCGGCGTCCTGTTCGTGGATGTCCGCGACTCGTCGGGCGTCGTCCAGGTCGTCTGCTCCGACGATGCGGTCGCCGAGGTCGCCCACCGGCTGCGCGACGAGTGGTGCGTGCAGGTGAGGGGGACCGTCCGCACGCGCCCGCAGGGGACGGAGAACCCGCGCCTCGAGACCGGCGACGTCGAGGTGGTGGCGTCGACGATCGAGATCCTCGCGGAGTGCCCGCCGCTGCCGTTCCCTATCGCCGACGAGGTGGAGGCCGAGGAGCAGACACGGCTCCGGTACCGGT contains the following coding sequences:
- a CDS encoding CoA-binding protein, which codes for MDTVRILEQSDTVAVVGFSADPAKSAHSIPVSLKRSGYRVVPVNPNCTEVAGERSYPSLRDVPHPIDLVVVFRPAEEAPGIARQAVEVGAKALWLQSGLRSPEARRIATEAGLGYVEDRCTAVERSVHGIRKLRSG
- the hisS gene encoding histidine--tRNA ligase codes for the protein MTRFQALPGFRDFYPDEMAVRNAIFSAWRDVARRYGFAEVDGPPLEPLDLFVAKSGPEIVQQLYAFTDKGEREVALRAEMTPTLARMVGARAGGLRKPVKWFSIPQLFRYERAQRGRLREHFQLNCDIVGERRVGADAELLALAIDVLRALGLGPDDVVARVSSRALLAALMVDAGVPTDRLPLVYNIVDKLERDGRDSVADRLRKEAELDPGPILAPFEAPDLDGVRRYATGDDAEAALNDVAELFDRLDAMGLGGFLRFDLSIVRGLAYYTGVVWELFDRRGELRAIAGGGRYDRLLGELAGADLPALGFGMGDVVLTELLRDRGRLPHTDAGVEWFLVAVHADQVAPLLELAHRLRDSGASVEYEFAEGSVGKQFKAAGARGARRVAVLGPDEVAAGEVTVRDMATGEEARVPMAELGG